One genomic segment of Roseofilum casamattae BLCC-M143 includes these proteins:
- a CDS encoding dipeptide epimerase produces MQIQINPFTVRKRFALKISRGSKTHNTNIWVSVEHDGITGWGEATPFSTGTSVQTTGEIVAALKVIVPILELFSPLERQQMQTTLAKSGISLPSAARAALDMACYDWLGKSVNCPLWQLWGLDRQHIPATSVTIGISSPEAARERLRHWQEMLPVRYLKVKLGSLEGIEADRAMLDALLEVVPEGCKVYVDANGGWNVKQAIAMAGTLKEWGIEYIEQPLAPGREQDLIQLYEKSPLPIFVDESCHTRTDIPLLADRIHGINIKLMKAGGLSEAMAMIHTARACGLQVMLGCYSDSSLSNTAASHLGALVDYLDLDSHLNLIDDPFTGATLQDSCLIPNSHPGLGVTRNDS; encoded by the coding sequence ATGCAGATCCAGATTAACCCTTTTACTGTCCGCAAACGCTTTGCCCTGAAAATTAGCCGTGGGAGCAAAACTCATAACACGAATATCTGGGTCAGCGTGGAACATGATGGAATTACTGGATGGGGGGAAGCCACACCCTTTTCCACAGGAACCAGCGTTCAGACGACTGGGGAGATTGTAGCAGCTTTGAAGGTAATTGTACCGATTCTCGAACTATTTAGCCCCCTAGAGCGGCAGCAAATGCAAACCACTCTGGCTAAATCTGGTATTTCTTTGCCTTCTGCGGCACGAGCTGCACTAGATATGGCTTGTTATGATTGGCTGGGTAAATCGGTCAACTGTCCTCTGTGGCAACTGTGGGGACTCGATCGCCAGCACATTCCTGCAACTTCAGTCACCATCGGGATTTCTAGCCCGGAAGCCGCTCGGGAAAGGCTCCGACATTGGCAAGAGATGCTTCCCGTTCGCTATCTGAAGGTTAAGCTGGGCAGTCTGGAAGGAATAGAAGCCGATCGCGCCATGCTCGATGCTCTCCTAGAGGTTGTTCCTGAAGGCTGTAAGGTCTACGTCGATGCCAATGGAGGATGGAACGTAAAGCAAGCGATCGCAATGGCTGGGACCTTAAAAGAATGGGGGATTGAGTACATCGAACAACCCCTAGCTCCCGGTCGAGAACAAGACCTGATTCAACTGTACGAAAAATCGCCATTACCCATCTTTGTCGATGAAAGCTGCCATACTCGAACCGATATTCCCCTCTTGGCCGATCGCATTCATGGAATTAACATCAAACTAATGAAAGCTGGGGGACTCAGTGAAGCCATGGCCATGATTCACACGGCTCGTGCTTGCGGCCTGCAGGTGATGCTCGGATGCTACTCTGATAGCAGCCTATCCAATACGGCAGCCTCCCATTTGGGCGCTCTAGTTGACTATCTCGATCTCGATAGCCATCTCAATCTCATTGACGATCCCTTCACTGGGGCAACTTTACAAGATTCTTGTTTAATCCCAAATTCCCATCCCGGTTTAGGAGTAACCCGTAATGACTCTTAA
- a CDS encoding DUF1611 domain-containing protein, with product MTLNLSSLLASDRRVAILLHGGLQNRSGKTGLSLLRYSQANIVAVIDENHASESLEALTGINRAVPIVGDLTAALACEPEVLAIGIAPSGGELPETWIDELQQALNAGLSIVNGLHTPLATHPQLQPLLKPGRVIWDIRQEPDNLKVGRARARQLKALRVLAVGTDMSIGKMSASLELHYLSQKRGLKSCFIGTGQTGIAIAGAGVPLDAVRVDFAAGAIEQQVLTYGSEADIVHIEGQGSLLHPSSTATLPLIRGSQPTHLILVHRWGQTHIHSVPDVEIPPLPEVIELYNRIASVAGATAPTKVMAIALNTYGLSAEDADLAIADTQELTGLPCTDPIRYNADPLLDAVLNPNSTAG from the coding sequence ATGACTCTTAATCTCTCCAGCTTACTCGCTTCCGATCGCCGAGTTGCCATCCTACTCCATGGAGGACTACAGAATCGCTCGGGTAAAACCGGCCTGTCTTTGCTCCGCTACAGTCAAGCTAATATCGTGGCGGTTATTGATGAAAACCATGCTAGCGAGTCGTTGGAAGCATTGACCGGAATTAATCGAGCCGTTCCAATTGTCGGCGATCTAACTGCTGCTTTGGCCTGTGAACCCGAAGTACTCGCCATCGGTATTGCTCCTTCCGGGGGAGAATTACCGGAGACTTGGATCGACGAGCTGCAACAGGCCCTGAATGCAGGACTCTCCATTGTTAATGGGCTGCATACCCCTCTCGCTACTCATCCCCAACTCCAACCCTTGCTCAAACCGGGCCGAGTAATTTGGGATATTCGTCAAGAGCCGGATAACCTGAAAGTCGGTCGAGCCAGAGCCAGACAATTAAAGGCGTTGAGAGTGCTCGCGGTGGGAACCGATATGTCCATTGGGAAAATGTCCGCGAGTTTAGAACTGCATTACTTATCCCAAAAACGGGGACTCAAGTCTTGTTTTATTGGCACGGGGCAAACGGGAATCGCGATCGCCGGAGCTGGAGTACCTTTGGATGCGGTTCGGGTGGACTTTGCGGCTGGAGCGATCGAACAACAAGTCTTAACGTACGGCTCTGAAGCTGATATTGTCCATATTGAAGGCCAAGGATCTTTGCTGCATCCGAGTTCGACCGCGACATTACCTCTAATTCGCGGGAGTCAACCCACTCATTTAATTCTGGTGCATCGATGGGGGCAAACTCACATTCACAGCGTTCCCGATGTCGAAATTCCGCCTCTACCCGAGGTCATTGAATTATACAATCGCATCGCCAGCGTCGCTGGAGCAACAGCACCCACAAAAGTGATGGCGATCGCCCTCAATACCTACGGGCTGAGCGCTGAAGATGCCGATCTTGCGATCGCTGATACCCAAGAGCTAACTGGACTTCCTTGTACGGACCCCATTCGCTATAATGCCGATCCCCTCCTAGATGCCGTTCTCAACCCCAACTCAACCGCTGGATGA
- a CDS encoding ABC transporter permease, with product MSDSSPTEIVIEPGRIERQYWKDLWRYRELFYFLAWRDILVRYKQTAIGVSWALLRPFLTMIVFTVVFGKLAGLPSEGAPYPILVFAAMLPWQFFASALAACSESLLVNTNMISKVYFPRLIVPTSAVIVSFVDFMVSGTILLGLMAWYNFIPGWRILTLPFFTLIGVLAALGSGLWLASMNVKYRDFRYIVPFIVQFGLYISPVGFSSTVVPNQWRLLYSMNPMVGVIDGFRWAILGGETQLYMPGFLLSIALVISILTSAIWYFRKTERTFADVI from the coding sequence ATGAGTGATTCCAGTCCGACAGAAATTGTAATTGAACCAGGAAGAATAGAACGGCAATACTGGAAAGACTTGTGGCGCTACCGGGAGTTATTTTACTTCTTGGCTTGGCGGGATATCTTAGTTCGGTATAAGCAAACAGCGATCGGTGTTTCTTGGGCATTACTAAGGCCGTTTCTCACGATGATTGTCTTCACAGTCGTCTTTGGAAAACTTGCCGGTTTGCCTTCTGAAGGAGCGCCCTACCCAATCTTGGTCTTTGCCGCAATGCTGCCATGGCAGTTCTTTGCCAGTGCCCTCGCTGCTTGTAGTGAAAGCCTTCTGGTTAATACCAATATGATCTCCAAAGTCTATTTTCCCCGGCTAATTGTACCGACCAGTGCTGTGATTGTCAGTTTTGTTGATTTCATGGTTTCTGGAACTATTCTTTTGGGGCTTATGGCTTGGTACAACTTCATTCCTGGATGGCGTATCTTGACCCTGCCTTTCTTTACTTTAATTGGAGTTTTAGCCGCTTTGGGATCGGGCTTATGGCTAGCATCAATGAATGTTAAGTATCGAGATTTTCGATACATTGTTCCATTCATCGTTCAGTTCGGATTATATATTTCTCCAGTCGGGTTTAGCAGCACCGTTGTTCCCAACCAATGGCGCTTGTTATACTCAATGAATCCCATGGTTGGAGTAATCGATGGTTTTCGCTGGGCGATTCTTGGTGGCGAGACACAACTCTATATGCCTGGATTTCTTCTTTCCATAGCATTAGTAATCTCAATTCTGACTAGTGCAATTTGGTACTTTCGCAAAACCGAGAGAACATTTGCTGATGTTATTTAA